The following are from one region of the Penaeus chinensis breed Huanghai No. 1 chromosome 5, ASM1920278v2, whole genome shotgun sequence genome:
- the LOC125025571 gene encoding DNA polymerase alpha catalytic subunit-like, translated as MASPAIVANYVGVRVSPWQMSYIYGSRGLGECIDTTDVVVCPAKATSRSKRSRKDKYGRLAALEKLRELKGSKHKYEVSDLVNVYEEVDEREYSQRRQDRLEDDWIVDDDGSGYVEDGREIFDDDAGGDDLFVGKKAKKGGKRKEAGGKASTGSVGRQGAGNIKNMLINMPAKKKRAETNIRLDDDELLGDILQDLDKESDNIRPPMPTLLKKKVPKPPSVAPVNPFARPQVTTPVRVKASPKPLKPRTVSEENVVNGTSPKAKRSLEVKVEVKEEPLSEQIDEFDSMDVMDMDFDDEDVENMEAMLVNEEKKATIKLEKEEPKEELKEVKEEPKVKEVKTEGKTEVKAQANRGFTAKPKVDIAQVTTGWETVKGEVKDAGIVQDVQIDASKLPLTTNSEGEQVLRFYWLDAYEDIYKQPGTVYLFGKVWIESAQTYTSCSVAVKNIERRIYILPRRKRLDLKTKEESEDPVGMMDVYQEFNSNVVQKYKILEFKSKKAKKSYAFEKFEVPNEADYLEVRYSASLPALPSDICGETFSHVFGTNTSPLEIFLLDRRIKGPCWLDIKFPQLPSPVVSWCKVEAVAVKPDHVSVVAGLVSPPVVVMTMGMRTTVNPKTHQNEISMVSCLVHQEFPLDKAAPQPPFQLHFCAMSHPSDVTWPWDLKDALPRYRSTKIEKMETERALLGFLLAKIHKIDPDIVVGHDIYGFDLNVLLHRVNANKIPHWSRLGRLRRTQMPKLTGRGFAERSAMCGRLVCDVKLSSMELIRAKSYELAPLVNQVLRIPESECKTLTVDEVKKMYESSSSLLQLVTMTMQDTSYVLRLMCELNVIPLALQITNIAGNVMSRTLLGGRSERNEFLLLHAFTEKNFIPPDKQYGKANQKVEVDEDHTEGEETGGKRSKGRRKPAYTGGLVLDPKKGFYDKYILLMDFNSLYPSIIQEYNICFTTMAREFKEENKEGEEDVLPDLPDSELEAGVLPTEIRKLVESRRQVKQLMKQPDISNDLKLQYDIRQKALKLTANSMYGCLGFSFSRFFARHLAALVTGKGREILLHTRDLVRKLNFDVIYGDTDSIMINTNCTDYDQVLKLGHKIKSEVNKLYKLLELEVDGVFKYMLLLKKKKYAALTVTKLPNGQTVEEQELKGLDIVRRDWSQLASDCGRHIVQQILSDQGPDERIENIHSHLEKLKNDLNEGKIGLDLLSITKSLTKNPEDYPDKKSLPHVQVALRMNSRGGKKLRQGDTVQYVICEDGSNLAATQRAYHVDELKTNSTLVIDKNYYLAHQIHPVVSRLLDPIEGTDAARIAECLGLDPSGYRVSKQYGQGEEEEDLSTTEIPDEERYRMCERFTFQCPGPECDTIITMDSPFRGVGTGMNLEVALQNCPNPKCNFPIYSRLAPIINKLNLDIRKHVIKYYNGWLICEDPGCSNRTRRIPLRFSRGFPICNSCEKGVLFREYTESQLYKQLCFYDYIFDFQKACQKNKDERIRDETLRKAYNILQTEVQKKLKLNSYSEVNLTKLFGSLMAKPQSRGS; from the exons ATGGCCTCCCCTGCTATTGTGGCCAATTATGTGGGGGTTAGGGTGTCTCCATGGCAAATGTCCTACATATATGGCAGTAGAGGGTTAGGGGAATGCATTGATACCACTGATGTTGTGGTCTGCCCTGCAAAG GCAACTTCTCGTTCCAAGCGATCACGCAAAGACAAGTATGGACGATTAGCAGCGCTTGAGAAACTACGTGAGCTGAAGGGGTCCAAACATAAATATGAA GTCTCAGACCTAGTAAATGTTTACGAGGAAGTGGATGAACGGGAGTACTCTCAGAGGCGTCAGGATCGCCTTGAAGATGATTGGAttgttgatgatg atggtTCAGGGTATGTGGAAGATGGGCGAGAAAtctttgatgatgatgctggtggggATGATTTGTTTGTTGGCAAAAAGGCGAAAAAAGGTGGAAAACGCAAGGAAGCGGGTGGCAAGGCCTCTACAGGGTCTGTTGGGCGGCAAGGAGCAGGAAACATTAAGAATATGCTCATCAACATGCCAGCAAAAAAGAAGAGAGCTGAA ACTAATATCCGCCTGGATGATGATGAATTACTGGGAGATATCCTGCAAGATCTCGATAAGGAATCTGACAACATCCGACCACCAATGCCAACTTTGCTCAAAAAGAAGGTGCCAAAACCTCCTAGTGTGGCACCTGTTAATCCTTTTGCCAGACCACAGGTGACTACTCCAGTGCGAGTGAAGGCCTCACCCAAACCCTTGAAGCCAAGAACCGTTTCGGAGGAGAATGTGGTCAATGGGACATCACCGAAG GCCAAAAGATCtctggaggtgaaggtggaggtgaaggaagagccTCTCTCAGAGCAGATTGACGAGTTTGATTCCATGGATGTTATGGATATGGactttgatgatgaagatgtagaAAAT ATGGAGGCAATGCTAGTcaatgaagagaaaaaagctaCAATAAAATTGGAAAAGGAAGAGCCAAAAGAAGAgttgaaggaagtgaaggaagaaccaaaagtgaaagaagtgaaaacagaaggaaaaacagaagtgAAAGCACAAGCAAACAGAGGATTTACTGCCAA GCCAAAGGTAGATATTGCTCAAGTCACAACTGGCTGGGAGACTGTTAAGGGGGAAGTAAAGGATGCCGGCATTGTGCAAGATGTCCAGATTGATGCTTCTAAGCTACCACTGACCACCAATAGTGAAGGAGAGCAG GTCCTCCGATTTTATTGGTTGGATGCCTATGAAGACATATACAAACAGCCAGGAACAGTATACCTGTTTGGTAAGGTTTGGATTGAGTCGGCACAGACCTACACAAGCTGCAGTGTTGCAGTCAAGAACATTGAGAGAAGAATTTATATACTTCCCCGTAGAAAG CGTTTGGACCTAAAAACCAAAGAAGAGTCAGAGGACCCTGTAGGCATGATGGATGTCTACCAAGAATTTAACTCGAATGTTGTCCAGAAATACAAGATTTTGGAGTTCAAGAgtaagaaagcgaagaagagtTATGCATTTGAAAAGTTTGAGGTCCCCAATGAGGCTGATTATTTAGAAGTCCGATATTCA GCCAGTCTACCAGCCCTTCCATCAGACATTTGTGGTGAAACTTTCAGCCATGTGTTTGGTACAAATACCTCCCCATTAGAAATTTTCCTTTTGGACCGCCGGATTAAAGGACCATGCTGGTTAGATATCAAATTCCCACAGTTGCCATCACCAGTTGTCTCCTGGTGCAAAGTTGAG GCAGTAGCTGTCAAACCAGACCATGTATCTGTTGTGGCTGGTCTGGTTTCTCCTCCAGTTGTGGTGATGACAATGGGTATGCGAACCACTGTCAACCCCAAGACTCACCAGAATGAGATTTCAATGGTGTCTTGTCTGGTTCATCAAGAATTTCCTCTTGACAAAGCAGCACCACAACCACCCTTCCAGTTGCATTTCTGTG CAATGTCACATCCCTCTGATGTTACGTGGCCATGGGACCTGAAGGATGCTTTGCCTAGATACAGGTCAACTAAAATTgagaaaatggaaacagaaagagCTCTCCTGGGATTTTTACTGGCCAAGATCCACAAAATTGATCCAGACATTGTGGTTGGCCATGATATTTACGGGTTTGACCTTAACGTCCTGCTTCATCGTGTAAATGCCAACAAGATTCCACACTGGTCCCGTCTTGGTCGTTTAAGGCGTACACAGATGCCAAAGTTAACC GGTAGAGGGTTTGCCGAGAGGTCAGCCATGTGTGGTCGTTTAGTATGTGATGTAAAACTTTCTTCAATGGAACTCATAAGAGCCAAAAGTTATGAACTTGCTCCTTTGGTAAATCAAGTTCTACGCATTCCAGAGAGTGAATGCAAGACTTTGACAGTAGATGAAGTCAAGAAGATGTATGA atcatcatcatcattacttcagCTTGTAACAATGACAATGCAAGATACATCATATGTCCTCCGTTTAATGTGTGAGCTGAATGTAATTCCTCTAGCACTACAGATAACAAATATTGCAG GAAATGTAATGTCTAGAACACTACTTGGTGGTCGCTCTGAGAGAAATGAGTTCCTCTTGCTACATGCATTTACTGAGAAGAATTTCATTCCTCCTGACAAGCAGTATGGGAAAGCTAATCAGAAG GTTGAAGTAGATGAAGACCATACTGAAGGAGAGGAaacaggagggaagaggagcaaaGGGCGTCGAAAACCTGCCTACACTGGCGGCCTGGTGCTAGACCCAAAGAAAGGATTTTATGACAAATATATTTTGCTCATGGACTTCAACTCTTTGTATCCAAGCATCATTCAGGAGTACAATATCTGCTTTACCACTATGGCCAGGGAAttcaaagaggaaaacaaagag GGAGAGGAGGATGTCCTGCCAGATTTGCCAGACTCGGAGCTGGAGGCTGGAGTTCTCCCAACAGAAATTCGAAAATTGGTTGAGAGCAGAAGACAAGTAAAACAGCTGATGAAACAGCCAGATATTTCAAATGATTTGAAGTTGCAG TATGACATTCGTCAGAAGGCTCTGAAGTTAACAGCAAACAGTATGTATGGTTGCCTAGGCTTTTCATTCTCCAGGTTCTTTGCCCGTCACTTGGCTGCTCTTGTCACAG gaaaaggacgagaaaTTTTATTGCATACCAGAGACCTTGTACGGAAATTGAACTTTGATGTCATTTATGGAGACACTGATTCCATCATGATCAACACTAACTGCACAGATTATGATCAAGTTTTGAAACTTGGGCATAAG ATTAAATCAGAGGTAAACAAGTTGTATAAGCTACTTGAACTTGAAGTAGATGGCGTTTTCAAGTATATGCTGCtgctaaagaagaaaaaatatgcagcTCTCACAGTTACCAAGCTTCCCAATGGCCAGACAGTTGAAGAACAAGAATTGAAGGGTCTTGACATTGTGCGAAGAGATTGGTCTCAACTTGCCTCTGATTGTGGAAG gcATATTGTGCAGCAGATTCTTTCTGACCAGGGACCTGATGAGCGTATCGAGAACATTCATTCGCACTTGGAGAAGCTAAAGAATGATCTTAATGAGGGAAAG ATTGGGCTTGATTTACTTAGCATCACAAAGTCCTTAACCAAGAATCCAGAAGACTATCCTGATAAGAAGAGTCTTCCTCATGTCCAAGTGGCACTTCGCATGAACTCTCGAGGAGGGAAGAAACTGCGTCAAGGAGATACAGTACAATATGTGATTTGTGAG GATGGAAGTAATTTGGCTGCCACACAAAGAGCTTACCATGTGGATGAGTTAAAAACCAACTCGACTTTAGTCATAGACAAGAACTACTATTTGGCTCATCAGATACATCCTGTAGTTTCTCGTCTTCTTGACCCCATTGAGGGAACAGATGCAGCCAGAATTGCTGAATGCCTTG GCCTTGATCCTTCTGGATATCGAGTTTCAAAGCAGTATGgacagggtgaggaagaggaagacttgtCAACAACAGAAATACCGGACGAAGAGCGGTATCGCATGTGTGAGAGGTTCACTTTCCAGTGCCCTGGGCCAGAGTgtgacaccatcatcaccatggaCTCGCCCTTCCGAGGAGTG GGAACTGGGATGAATTTAGAGGTGGCTCTGCAAAACTGTCCAAACCCAAAGTGCAATTTCCCAATTTATTCTCGCCTTGCACCAATTATCAACAAGCTGAACTTAGACATAAGAAAACACGTCATTAAGTACTACAAT GGCTGGCTAATCTGTGAAGACCCTGGATGCAGCAACAGAACTCGCCGCATTCCCCTACGTTTCTCCCGAGGGTTCCCGATCTGCAATTCCTGTGAAAAGGGAGTTCTTTTCAGAGAG TACACAGAATCTCAGTTGTATAAGCAGCTGTGTTTCTACGATTATATCTTTGACTTCCAAAAAGCTTGCCAGAAAAATAAGGATGAAA gaATTCGTGATGAAACTCTAAGAAAAGCCTACAACATTCTACAGACAGAAGTCCAGAAAAAGTTGAAACTCAATTCATATTCAGAAGTTAACTTAACCAAGCTGTTTGGAAGCCTCATGGCCAAACCACAGTCAAGAGGATCTTGA